From Mytilus galloprovincialis chromosome 9, xbMytGall1.hap1.1, whole genome shotgun sequence, the proteins below share one genomic window:
- the LOC143045402 gene encoding transcription factor A, mitochondrial-like yields the protein MALLATCAKSGTFAFSKCGVFKLCSSSYSIGLNINRNYVTKKEKIDIHSLPKAPKRPMTSYLEFYKNHYNEIVENNNLQADKKKASKAVQICSGMWESLDDLTRKGYQDRAHVRLEAYREEMKKFKDSLTAEQKELLKEAKKQIREEKIKKKEKKEEKQKNTEHGLPKRPLSSYMIFVNSKMPNPYSDKSATEFVQMLGHEWREMSKQEKQSFEVLYAEAKEEYNLKMTEWVENMVEQGDGSDVKVSLLQKELEKLEVPKKNMGAYQIYRHQHKEGPLWSTLSDEEKEKWHKKAVKEQHRYEKEMEEWYQKIEDKGKTDFVEEVFELIKANKKKPTKK from the exons GTTGAATATAAACAGAAACTATGTCACCAAGAAAGAAAAGATTGATATTCACAGTCTGCCAAAGGCTCCTAAAAGACCTATGACATCTTATTTGGAATTCTATAAAAATCATTATAATGAAATAGTAGAAAATAATAATCTTCAAGCAG ACAAAAAGAAAGCATCAAAAGCTGTACAGATATGTAGTGGTATGTGGGAATCTTTAGACGATCTTACCAGGAAG GGGTATCAAGACCGTGCACACGTAAGATTAGAAGCTTATAGGGAGGAAATGAAAAAGTTTAAAGATAGTCTTACTGCTGAACAAAAGGAATTACTCAAGGAAGCAAAGAAACAAATAAGAgaagaaaaaatcaaaaagaaggagaaaaaagaagaaaaacag AAGAATACAGAGCATGGATTACCTAAGAGACCTTTATCATCCTACATGATTTTTGTGAATAGTAAAATGCCAAATCCATATTCTGATAAGTCTGCTACA GAATTTGTGCAAATGCTGGGACATGAGTGGAGGGAAATGTCTAAACAAGAAAAGCAG TCTTTTGAAGTACTATATGCTGAGGCTAAGGAAGAATACAACCTGAAGATGACAGAATGGGTGGAAAACATGGTGGAACAAGGAGATGGATCAGATGTTAAAGTATCATTATTACAAAAG GAATTAGAAAAACTAGAAGTTCCAAAGAAAAATATGGGTGCTTATCAAATATATCGACACCAACACAAGGag GGACCACTTTGGAGTACATTATCAGATGAAGAGAAGGAG AAATGGCATAAAAAGGCAGTAAAAGAACAACATCGCTATGAAAAAGAAATGGAAGAATGGTACCAGAAAATTGAAGATAAAGGAAAAACAGACTTTGTGGAGGAGGTGTTTGAGCTGATTAAAgcaaataaaaagaaaccaacaaaaaaataa